In Strigops habroptila isolate Jane chromosome 4, bStrHab1.2.pri, whole genome shotgun sequence, a single genomic region encodes these proteins:
- the LOC115606705 gene encoding acyl-coenzyme A thioesterase 1-like produces the protein MWWVTGSLCRASSRGWQMRLPRPSPGRSPAWTPATASACSLSSAAPSIRLSPAARSLFDEPLAIAVQGLGPRQPVTLRASLRDETGELFQACARYQAGHDGELDLAHCPALPGGSFCGLEPMGLLWALQPQKPFWYMVKKDMQRPILLQLEVFDGHGDPPGRLLAQAQHERAFLRDGVRRVPVRDGRIRGTLFLPPGEDPFPGIIDIHGYTGGGLFEHRASLLANHGFATLALAYYRYEDLPQEPTEIHLEYFEEALNYMLQHPQVKGPGVGLLGYSKGADLCLAMAAFLKNITAVVSLNGSMAITIVPLCYKDKTIPVLAIDEQRVKVIDSNILDLSDILMSPFQAPGNQSLIPIEKAEAQLLFIVGQDDHFLKSDYYATEVCKLLQAQGKENFQILSYPGTGHCIDPPFFPLYPIGNHPILRKRAVMGGELGAHSKAQLHAWPQIQAFFHKYLNDN, from the exons ATGTGGTGGGTGACGGGCTCCCTGTGCCGGGCCAGCTCCCGCGGCTGGCAGATGCGACTGCCCCGGCCCAGCCCCGGCCGCAGCCCTGCATGGACCCCTGCGACAGCCTCCGCCTGCAGCCTCTCCTCGGCGGCCCCCTCTATCCGCCTCTCGCCCGCCGCCCGCAGCCTCTTCGACGAGCCGCTGGCCATCGCCGTGCAGGGCCTGGGCCCGCGGCAGCCGGTCACGCTGCGGGCGTCCTTGCGGGACGAGACAGGCGAGCTCTTCCAGGCCTGCGCCCGCTACCAAGCGGGGCACGACGGGGAGCTGGACCTGGCCCACTGCCCTGCGCTGCCGGGAGGCAGCTTCTGCGGCCTGGAGCCCATGGGGCTGCTCTGGGCTTTGCAGCCCCAGAAGCCCTTCTGGTATATGGTAAAGAAGGACATGCAGCGCcccatcctcctgcagctggaggtgTTTGATGGCCACGGGGACCCCCCAGGGCGGCTCCTGGCCCAGGCGCAGCACGAGCGGGCGTTCCTGCGGGATGGGGTGCGGAGAGTCCCGGTGCGAGACGGGAGGATCCGGGGGACGCTCTTCCTGCCTCCCG GAGAAGACCCCTTTCCAGGGATCATCGACATACATGGATACACAGGAGGAGGTTTATTTGAGCACAGAGCCAGCCTGCTGGCCAACCATGGCTTTGCCACACTGGCCCTGGCTTATTACCGATACGAGGATCTGCCCCAGGAGCCAACTGAAATCCACCTGGAATATTTTGAAGAGGCACTGAACTACatgctgcagcacccacag GTAAAGGGACCAGGGGTTGGCCTTCTCGGTTACTCCAAAGGAGCTGATCTGTGTCTTGCCATGGCTGCCTTCCTCAAGAACATCACCGCCGTTGTTTCCCTCAATGGCTCTATGGCCATTACAATTGTTCCCCTATGTTACAAGGACAAAACCATCCCCGTTTTGGCCATCGATGAACAACGGGTCAAGGTCATTGATTCCAATATTCTTGATTTATCTGACATCCTCATGAGCCCCTTTCAAGCCCCTGGCAACCAAAGCCTGATCCCAATAGAGAAAGCTGAGGCACAGTTACTATTCATTGTGGGACAAGAtgaccattttttaaaaagtgactaTTATGCTACTGAAGTCTGCAAGCTTCTGCAGgcacaagggaaggaaaactttCAGATTCTCTCTTACCCTGGAACAGGGCATTGCATTGatcctccctttttccctttgtacCCCATAGGAAACCATCCCATTCTTCGCAAGCGGGCAGTCATGGGTGGAGAGCTTGGGGCTCATTCTAAAGCTCAGCTTCATGCCTGGCCACAGATCCAGGCTTTTTTCCACAAATACTTAAATGACAACTGA
- the LOC115606713 gene encoding potassium channel subfamily K member 16-like, giving the protein MNVFDSSLSLSAQNPSGSRSWEGSSCLGEVSQECKAFTDHHLSLSVPCCVSPKAMCSGKLQTGLLVAGYFIYLLVGAAVFQALERTAEKQEKMAAAQMKEAFLQNFTHLTVAEMEQFMKNLTEAIQNGVYPVGNESQIEESNWDFSNSFFFAGTVVSTIGYGTLRPKTAGGQIFCVFFALFGIPLNIVFLHRVGKMLSLLCKKLGKFLYEKGMRKKKIKFLTLLFFLATGILVFLCLPSLFFQKTEGWSYSEGIYFAFITLSTIGFGDYVVGKQPDRNYFSYYRTLVAIWILFGLAWIALLFNLLTTVLEDTEKIIVKDIHQIGKVSKDNVASQQRRCWPAEFIPEEELLPPHAGGDAQKMESLAPDSEHPKTEKNAFS; this is encoded by the exons ATGAATGTGTTTGACAGCTCACTGTCCCTGTCAGCGCAGAATCCCAGTGGAAGCCGGAGCTGGGAGGGCTCTTCCTGCCTGGGGGAGGTTTCTCAGGAGTGCAAGGCATTTACTGATCACCATCTTTCACTCTCTGTCCCTTGCTGTGTCTCACCGAAGGCCATGTGCAGTGGCAAGCTGCAGACAGGTTTGTTGGTGGCTGGCTACTTTATCTATCTGCttgtgggtgctgctgtgttCCAGGCACTGGAGAGAACTGctgagaagcaggagaaaatggCAGCTGCCCAGATGAAGGAGGCTTTTCTGCAGAACTTCACTCACCTCACAGTGGCGGAGATGGAACAGTTTATGAAG AACCTGACTGAAGCCATTCAGAATGGAGTATACCCTGTTGGAAATGAATCACAGATTGAAGAGAGCAACTGGGATTTCAGTAACTCCTTCTTCTTTGCAGGCACAGTTGTCTCCACAATAG GCTATGGCACACTACGTCCTAAAACTGCTGGGGGACAGatcttctgtgtcttttttgCTCTGTTTGGAATCCCTCTGAATATTGTTTTTCTACACCGTGTTGGTAAGATGCTGTCACTGCTGTGTAAAAAGCTGGGGAAATTCCTGTACgagaaaggaatgagaaag aagaagaTAAAATTTCTGACCCTTCTGTTCTTCCTGGCAACGGGGATCCTAGTTTTTCTGTGCTTGCCATCACTCTTCTTCCAGAAAACAGAGGGCTGGTCCTACAGCGAAGGAATTTACTTTGCATTTATCACCCTCAGCACCATTGGCTTTGGAGATTATGTAGTAG GTAAACAGCCTGACAGGAATTACTTTTCCTACTATCGAACACTGGTGGCCATTTGGATCCTTTTTGGTCTTGCCTGGATTGCTCTCCTATTTAATTTACTGACAACGGTACtagaagatactgaaaaaataattgtcaAGGATATCCATCAAATTGGAAAGGTGAGTAAGGACAATGTAGCAAGCCAACAAAGAAGATGCTGGCCTGCTGAATTTATTCCAGAAGAAGAACTACTACCACCACATGCTGGAGGGGATGCACAGAAAATGGAGTCATTAGCACCAGATTCTGAGCACccaaaaactgaaaaaaatgctttttcttag